The Chiroxiphia lanceolata isolate bChiLan1 chromosome 4, bChiLan1.pri, whole genome shotgun sequence genome contains a region encoding:
- the SOD3 gene encoding extracellular superoxide dismutase [Cu-Zn], translating to MFLILSLVTGLALSASGVLTDKETDPRQESLHEIQKQVNDLWQSLLYPVTRGNETDGMVYATCEMKPSSKIDADKPQVTGQVLFRQYYSYGRLEAIFYLDGFPLDNNQSSRAIHIHELGDLSNGCDSTGGHYNPFRVNHPRHPGDFGNFLPKEGKIRKYKTNLFATIFGPYSIMGRSVVIHEQEDDMGKGNNKASLENGNAGKRLACCVIGICNKNLWEEKLPEVTDKKKRGLTKRTQNLA from the coding sequence ATGTTTCTGATTCTTTCTCTGGTCACTGGGCTCGCCCTGTCTGCTTCTGGTGTCCTGACAGACAAGGAAACTGATCCACGCCAAGAGTCGTTGCATGAGATACAGAAACAAGTGAATGACCTCTGGCAGAGTTTGCTCTATCCGGTAACACGTGGTAACGAGACTGATGGGATGGTTTATGCCACTTGTGAAATGAAGCCCAGCTCCAAAATAGATGCCGACAAGCCACAGGTGACTGGACAAGTCTTATTCAGGCAGTATTACTCATATGGAAGATTGGAAGCTATCTTTTACTTGGATGGGTTTCCACTGGATAACAATCAATCTAGCAGAGCTATACACATCCACGAGCTTGGAGACCTCAGCAATGGCTGTGATTCTACAGGAGGACACTATAACCCTTTCAGAGTGAATCACCCCCGTCACCCAGGGGATTTTGGCAACTTTCTTCCTAAGGAAGgcaaaatcagaaaatacaaaacaaatctCTTTGCCACGATCTTTGGCCCATATTCCATCATGGGCAGATCTGTTGTGATCCACGAGCAGGAAGATGACATGGGCAAGGGCAATAATAAGGCCAGtttggaaaatggaaatgctgGGAAACGTCTGGCTTGCTGTGTGATTGGGATATGCAACAAGAACTTGTGGGAAGAGAAACTGCCTGAGGTTACagacaagaaaaagagagggcTCACCAAACGTACACAGAACCTGGCTTAA
- the CCDC149 gene encoding coiled-coil domain-containing protein 149 isoform X4 codes for MANQLRERHQSLKKKYRELIDGDPSLPPEKRKQANLAQLLSEAQDRNKHLGEEIRELQQRLGEVQGDNKLLRMTIAKQRLGDDEVGARHFAAHEREDLVQQLEKAREQIETLRYDLQAALDELHDVKEERSFYQDKSDRLNQELNHVLGGHENRIIDVDALCMENRYLQERLKQLQEEVNLLKSSITKYKNALERRKNSKTHSRSSSSALTGVLSAKQVQELLSEDHGCSLPATPQSISDLKSLATALLETIHEKNMVIQHQRQTNKILGNRVAELEKKLRTLEIAGLWSLPGLSYNISVGFGSGKDTITFSDPTLPVLQRSRSPLSFTDKPQKAEVRAEQKGEWDETCAVASDSPAPEGTNLNNRNKNKHFYPSLPQLPSEEEEINKLGSQIIKLTVAELEGKRAGTSAGEQNVVVGAELNGSSEGEFPLSSPDPSDPTDPSNSENEQTGETEALKDNDETSESNCEIPDERGDQNSSSVDVVHAEDPGRHGGLSVTTADTNNSFEELSESENKKPSDAAENCEYLDNSFA; via the exons GCAAATCTTGCTCAACTACTGAGTGAGGCTCAAGATCGAAATAAACACCTTGGAGAAGAGATTAGAGAGCTTCAGCAGAGACTGGGAGAAGTACAAGGGGACAATAAG CTCCTTCGAATGACTATAGCAAAGCAAAGACTTGGAGATGACGAAGTTGGGGCTCGTCACTTCGCAGCACACGAACGGGAAGACCTTGTTCAACAGTTGGAGAAGGCTCGAGAACAG aTTGAGACTCTGAGATATGATCTTCAGGCTGCACTGGATGAGTTACATGATGTGAAAGAGGAACGTTCTTTTTACCAAGATAAGTCTGACAGACTAAACCAAGAGCTGAATCATGTCTTAGGAGGGCATGAAAACCGTATCATTGACGTAGATGCTTTATGTATGGAGAACAG GTATCTTCAAGAGAGATTAAAACAACTTCAAGAAGAAGTCAACCTTCTTAAGTCTAGTATTACTAAATATAAG AATGCACTAGAGAGACGAAAAAATTCAAAGACTCATAGTAGATCCAGTAGCAGTGCTTTGACTGGAGTCCTTTCTGCAAAGCAAG TCCAAGAGTTGTTGTCGGAGGATCATGGATGTAGCCTACCAGCCACACCACAGTCCATTTCAGATCTCAAATCACTGGCCACTGCATTGCTGGAAACCATCCATGAAAAAAACATGGTCATACAACATCAAAGACAAACCAACAA aattctAGGTAATCGAGTGGCAGaactagaaaagaaattaagaactTTGGAAATTGCTGGCTTGTGGAGTCTTCCAG GCCTGAGCTACAATATCtcagtgggatttggga GTGGAAAGGATACGATAACATTCAGTGACCCAACCTTGCCCGTGCTGCAGCGCTCCAGGTCACCGTTGTCTTTTACTGATAAGCCACAGAAAGCTGAAGTACGAG cAGAACAGAAGGGAGAATGGGATGAAACTTGTGCTGTTGCAAGTGATTCTCCAGCTCCAGAGGGAACAAatttaaataacagaaacaaaaataaacatttttatccTTCATTGCCCCAGCTACcttctgaagaagaagaaataaacaagCTTGGAAGTCAGATAATTAAACTGACAGTTGCGgaactggaagggaaaagagcaggCACTTCTGCAGGGGAGCAGAACGTGGTAGTTGGAGCAGAGCTTAATGGTTCATCAGAGGGAGAGTTCCCACTTTCCAGCCCTGACCCATCCGACCCCACAGATCCCTCAAACTCTGAGAATGAACAAACAGGTGAAACCGAGGCCCTGAAAGACAATGATGAAACCTCAGAGAGCAACTGTGAAATTCCAGATGAAAGAGGGGATCAAAATAGCAGCTCTGTGGATGTGGTGCATGCTGAAGACCCTGGAAGGCATGGAGGGCTCAGTGTTACAACTGCAGACACAAATAACAGCTTTGAGGAGCTCTCTGaatctgaaaacaagaaaccaTCTGATGCTGCCGAAAACTGTGAATATTTGGATAACAGTTTTGCTTGA